Genomic window (Vibrio coralliirubri):
AAGATTCAAGCAAGTTTAACTATAAAGATTTTACCTGGTGTTTATCACTATTCGGTACAGCAGTTGGTGCTGGCGTACTATTCCTTCCAATCAAAGCTGGTGCGGGTGGTTTTTGGCCATTAGTTATCCTAGCTCTAATTGCGGCACCAATGACTTGGTTCGCACACAAATCTCTAGCTCGTTTCGTACTGTCTGCTAAAAACCCTGAAGCTGATATTACAGACACAGTTGAAGAGCACTTCGGTAAGACTGGCGCAAACATTATTACTTTTGCTTACTTCTTCGCTATCTACCCGATCGTTCTTATCTACGGTGTTGGTATCACAAACACAGTTGATTCTTTCCTAGTAAACCAAATGGGTATGGAATCTATTCCACGTCCTCTTCTTTCTGGTGCACTTATCCTTGCTATGACAGCGGGTGTTGTATTCGGTAAAGAGCTGATGCTTAAAGCAACGTCAGCGATGGTTTACCCACTAGTATTCATCCTACTAGCACTATCTTTCTACCTAGTTCCTGACTGGAACACTTCAATGATGGAAGTTAGCCCAGAATGGTCAACAATGCCTTCTATTATCTGGCTTGCGATTCCAATCATCGTGTTCTCTTTCAACCACAGCCCAATCATTTCACAGTTCTCTAAAGAGCAACGTCGTGTATACGGTGATGACGCAGTTAAGAAAACTGACGCTATCACTGGTGGCGCAGCAATGATGCTGATGGGTTTTGTAATGTTCTTCGTATTCTCTGTAGTGCTTTCTCTATCTCCAGAGCAACTAGCAACAGCACAAGCACAGAACATCTCTGTTCTTTCTTACCTAGCAAACGTACATGAGTCTCCACTTATCTCTTACATGGGTCCTCTAGTAGCGTTCGCAGCGATTACTTCAAGCTACTTCGGTCACTTCCTAGGTGCTCACGAAGGTCTTGTTGGTCTAATCAAGTCTCGCTCTGGTTCTTCAGTAAGCACTATCGAAAAAGCATCTCTAGCGTTCATCGTTGTTACAACTTGGATTGTTGCGGTAGTTAACCCAAGCATCCTAGGTATGATTGAAACAATGGGTGCTCCAATGATTGCAGCTATCCTGTTCCTAATGCCTGTATTCGCGATGCAAAAAGTACCAGCAATGGCTAAGTACAAAACTTCAGCACCTGTACAAATCTTTACAGCTTTATGTGGTCTAGCGGCTATTAGTTCTGTAATCTACGGCGCTCTTTAATCTTAAGCACTTTTTATAAGATGGCTTTCATCTTATATCGCGAGATTAGACACAAAATATAATGATAATAAATGAGCCTCCCTACTCCCCTTGGGAGGCTCTCTTTTTGAGGTAATCGCTATGATTAGTGTATTTGATATCTATAAAATCGGTGTTGGTCCATCGAGCTCACACACAGTTGGACCAATGAAAGCGGGTAAAGAATTTATTGATGACCTACGTTCAATGGGAAAATTGCGCGACATCACTAAAATCACCGTGGACGTATATGGATCACTATCACTGACAGGGAAAGGTCACCACACAGATATCGCAATCATCATGGGTCTTGCTGGCAATACTCCTGAGCGTGTTGATATCGATTCTATTGCTGGCTTCATTGCTCGCGTAGAAGAAACTGAACGCCTTCCTGTTGGCATGCACTGTCATACAGTATCGTTCCCACGCGATGGCGGTATGAACTTCCATACTAGCAACCTTTCTCTACACGAGAATGGCATGAGCATTCACGCTTGGGTTGGCGACGAAGTAGCATACTCAAAAACTTACTACTCAATTGGTGGCGGTTTCATCGTTGACGAAGAGAACTTCGGCAAAGAAGAAGAAAACCCAATTAAAGCACCTTACGAATTTACAACAGCTGAAGAGCTGGTTAATCAGTGTAAAGAAAGCGGTCTTTCTATCAGTACACTGGTTATGAAAAACCAAGCGGCTTTCCACTCAGACGAAGAGTCTCGTACTTACTTCGCAAACATCTGGAAAACGATGCGTGAGTGTATGGATCGCGGTATGAATACTGAAGGTATCCTGCCTGGTCCACTGCGTGTACCTCGTCGTGCCGCAGCACTTCGCCAACAGCTAATGACTTCAGAAAAAACAACCAATGATCCAATGTCGGTTGTTGACTGGGTAAACATGTTTGCTTTCGCAGTAAACGAAGAAAACGCAGCTGGCGGCCGTGTAGTAACGGCACCAACAAACGGCGCATGTGGCATCATCCCTGCTGTATTGGCTTACTACGATAAGTTCATCCAAACAGTGACAGAGAAAGATTACATCCGTTACTTCGCTGCTTCTGGCGCGATCGGTGGTCTTTACAAGCGTAACGCTTCTATCTCTGGTGCTGAAGTTGGCTGTCAGGGTGAAGTTGGTGTGGCATGTTCTATGGCTGCGGCTGGTCTTGCTGAGCTTATGGGTGGTAGCCCTGAGCAAGTATGTATGGCTGCAGAAATCGGCATGGAGCACAACCTAGGTCTAACGTGTGACCCAGTTGCTGGCCAAGTACAAGTACCATGTATCGAGCGTAACGGTATTGCTGCAGTTAAAGCAATCAACTCAACTCGTATGGCACTTCGTCGTTCTTCTGCTCCTACTGTTTCTCTAGATAAAGTTATCGAAACAATGCTAGAAACAGGTAAAGACATGAACGCTAAATACCGTGAGACGTCTCAAGGTGGTTTGGCTGTTAAGGTTGTTTGTTAATTAGCATTAGTTTGCTAATAGCCTCTAACACAGCTTGCTTGGTAACGAGCAAATAATAAAAAAGGAACGCCGATGCGTTCCTTTTTTTGTATCTGAATTCCGGTCACTTATATCTAAGGTGCTCAATTCGCACCTTAGATAATGGACCAAAAAACTAGATCACTTGCGAGATAAGCAGGAAGCAACCAAACAGCAGTGAGAACAACATCATTGCGCTGCCACCTTCTGCTCGGTATCGGTCATCAGCAACTTTCATGAAACGCTGTTTGTGGACCATTACCAGAGGAACAAACACCGCTAGGAACACCAAGATGATGCCTGCGTAATTCAGTACTTGTAGGAACTTGTCTGCAGCAAGCAGTGAACCCGCCAACGGCAAGATAAAGCTAATGCAGTACGTTACCGCTGTATTTTGGTTGAACATGTCTTTGTTCTGGTTGAACAACGCCATTGCTACGCCAAAGAAAGAGGTCAACAACGCCAAGCCAGTGAAGGTAGACAGAACGTTACCCACCCAAGGAGACTGAGCCTCAAACGCCGCCATCAAATCTGATACGTTCTCAAAGCTTCTAAATTGCTCTTCACTCAAGTTACCGACTACCGCAAACAACCAACACAAGTAACACACTAATGGGATCAGAGAACCGATGATCACCATGTTACGCAGCTGTTTGTCTGTCGCTTCGTGGTTGTAAGAAACCAAGGTTGGAATCACAACCATAAAGCCAAAGCTCGTAAACAGGATGGCACTGGTTTTGATTAGATCAACGTGGTCATGGCTGGTTACCTGCATCAAGTTTTCTTGAGTCATGTTCGGCGCCAAGAAAGCCATGGTTGCAAACAAGCTAGCAAGCATCACGAAGAACAATGCTCGATTGAGCTTATCAATCACACCAGTACCACTTGCGACTACTGCGCCAGCAAGCAAGGTAAACACGGTTTGGCTGGTAGTCGCAGTAATTTCGACGCCAAAGTTAGACAGTAACTTACTCAGCAAGTCACCTGCGCCCAGAATGTAAGCCATTAATAGGCAAATCAACAACGCGTATAGCAAGCCGTTGGTAAGCAACTGACCTTGTTTACCCAAGGTTTTTCGGGCAATAGAGTTTAATCCTAGACCGCCACCCGCTTTGATGGTCGCTTCTAGAAGTAGTAATGCTGCGTAAGTCGTACCGAAACAGATCAGTACCATAAGCAGTGTGCCGTAAAGCAATCCGAATTGAGCTAATACCATTGGGATCGCAAGCATACCAGCACCGAGAGCGGTACCAGCGATAATTAGGGAGCTACCCATCATTTTAATATTCATTGTTTTTAACTTATTTGTTTAGTTTTTATAGATGTGAGTCTTCGTTCATCGAGCGGATGACAAAGGAGTTCAGATAGAAATAAAGTTATAAAACGAATAACAATAGGAGCGATAAGCGGTAAAGAAGCGTGCAGAGACGTTGTCGAACAGGGCGTTCAAAGGGGAGCTTGTCTTAAAAGAGGTAAAACGAGAAGCGTGGGTAAGCATTAACTGATGTGGTGAACCTTCCGTAGGTTCAATAATCGGCGATGTAATCTTGAATTTCATGTATGTGTCCAATAAGTCACATTCCATAGTATTTGAAGCAGCGTATCCGTTGCTGCCCTACCTCTATCATAGAGGTCTTTTCATCTTATCGAATGAGCCTCGAAACACAACGCTATAACCACAATTTTTGCTATTAAATTGAACAAAACAGCCATTTGGATATAAATTGACCACTAATACGTCTAAAATAATAGTCTTTATTGATAAAAGACAAGCAAACAAATACATCGAGCTAATTAACAACCTAGGCTTTTCTAATTATCAGCAAACTCACAACCCGATGCTGCACTTCAATAACAGTCCTATATTCCCAAAACAGCAGTCTGTTTCAATAAAAGCTGCATTTTTCACAACACGATGTTTTAAGAACCACACGTGTTTAAGAACAGCGACTAGCTTGAAGCGCGTTCCATTTCAACATCAGACACAACACAAACTCGCTACATCACAGAAACATAACCACAACCGGAGTATGGTCACACAATTCACTATACCCCATAGGTAGTAGGGTCTCTTACACGTAAAGTATTCGCGTCATTATAATTAATAAAAACAAACACCTTATGCGCTCAACAATCACCTTTAAAATCCTAGTGGCTCTCGCCTTCGTGTTCACTTTTCTGCTAGTAATATCGACTTATTTTCAATATTCACAGCAAAAACAACTGGTTAACTCGGTGTTGAGTGAACAGCTACACGACAAAGCAAGTAACTACTTCGACAGCCTCAACATGATGATGCTCACCGGCACCATGGCACAAAAAGAGACCCTTCGTCAGAAAGCACTGGCTCAAGAAGGCATCGAAGACGTTCGTGTTTTACGCGCCGACGCTGTCAGCAAGTTATACGGCCCAGGTAATGACAACCAGACACCGGTTGACGATATTGATAAGCGAGCGCTAGCGGGCGAAACCGTTATCGAACCTTTTTCTGCTGATTGGGGCAAAGGCTTGGTTATTGCTCTGCCAATGAAGTCGAGTGAAGATTACCGAGGAACCAATTGTGTCGCCTGTCATATGGCACCAGAAGGTGAAGTGTTGGGTGCGATTCGTCTCGAATATAACCTTAGCCATGTTAACTCGCTGATTAACACTCAAACCATGGCTGCTATTGGCATTATGGCAGTGATCTCGTTTGCCGGATTCGTGCTTACGATGGGGTTAATTCGTAAGATTATCGTACGCCCACTGCAACAGACTTCTCGCTTTATGACTCAAGTTAGCAACGATAAAAACCTATCCACTCGCCTGCCGGAGCAAAGCAAGGATGAGATTGGCACGCTGGCTAACTCCATCAACTCGTTCATGGGAACCGTATCAGACAGCTTAGAAAAGGTACAAAACACCTCGCACAAGTTGAATGCCTCGGCCAACCAACTGACTAGTGTCGCGCAAATTACCGAGCAAGCCGCCAGCGACCAGCAAAGCGAAACCGCTGAAGTTCAACACAATGTCGAAGGGATACAGGCACAGCAAGTCAATGTAGAACAAGCCACTTTAACGGCTTCAGAGCTTATCAATCACACCGCAGATGTGGCATGCAAGAGTGCCAACCAAGCACACGACGCAAGCAGTGAGATAAAGAACCTCGTCAGCAGCATAGAAGAAGTGAAACACAAAATACTGACACTCAATGAGCAAACCGGAGAAGTCTCTTCAATATTGAGTGTGATTCGTGGCATTGCGGACCAAACCAATCTTCTGGCCTTGAATGCAGCGATTGAAGCAGCGCGAGCGGGAGAACAAGGTCGGGGCTTTGCGGTAGTAGCAGATGAAGTTCGCCACCTTGCATCGCGAACCGCTGAAGCAACAGGCAGTATTGAGTCAATCATTCATCAATTCCAACAAGGCAGTGCAGAGTCGCTGACTTCTGCCGATCGCGTTTGCGAACAAGCCCATCAAAGCTCAACCGATATCGACGCACTTTCAATTGAAATGAATGGTGTGGTCGAAGAGATGAAACAGGTGCTGGCTCACGCACAGAATATTCAGCAGCAAACGCAATCCACCACACAAGCGACTCAGGATGTTCAACAAAAGGTTGAAACCATCACCTCTCACGCCAACAACACGTCGCAATCCGCGGCTGAAACTCGCAACATCAGCAATGACTTAGAAGAGCTGTCTGATCACCTTGAGTCACTGATTAATCAGTTTACTTTGTCGAGTACAAAGAAGAAGTCATAGATCGCCAACAAAAAAGCGCTCAACAATGAGCGCTTTATCTTCATAACAATGTCTAGTTCAGGCTTTCAGGCTTTCAGGCTTTAAAAGAACCGTAAACCAAGATTAGTGCGTAATGGAAACCGCGGTTAAGTCTTTATGCTTGTGATACATCGCGTGTTTGACTATCAGATTCGCACTCACGCTATCCATTCCTGACACTTCAACGTAAGCCCCTTTTTTACGGAACTTGAACACAACCTTATCAAGCGCCTCTACCGAGGTATTATCTAAGAATGACGCATCCGATATATCGATGGTCACTAAAGAGGTCGCGTTGTCATAATCAAATAGGTCGACAAACGCATCTGACGAAGCAAAGAAGACATGGCCTTTTACTCGGTGAATGGTGTGCATTTCGTTGGTCACGACTTCATCGGATATAAACACCATAGATTTGCTGGCATGTGCGTAAAACAGAGCCGACAACACCACGCCAACCGCAACACCTATTGCTAAGTTATGAGTAAACACCACCACCGCCACGGTTGCTAGCATGGTTACATTGGTTGGCAGTGTGTGATCTTTAAGCTCAACAATAGAACGCCATGAGAATGTGCCGATTGAAACCATGATCATCACAGACACTAAAGCCGCCATCGGTATCAGCTTCAACCAATCAGAAACAAACACCACCATTAACAACAAAACCACTCCAGCGATCATGCTGGATAATCGGGTTAAGCCGCCTGATTTGATGTTAATGATCGACTGACCGATCATTGCGCAGCCCGCCATTCCACCAAATAATGAGGCAACGATGTTCGCAACGCCCTGCCCTTTACACTCATTGTTTTTATTGCTTTCAGTATCTGTCAGATCATCGACTATGGTCGCTGTCATCAAGGATTCCAACAAGCCAACCAGAGATAGAGCAATCGAATATGGCAGGATGGTCGCAAGCGTATCAAACGTGAATGGAATATTAGGAATCAAGAACACAGGCAGTGAATCAGGAAGCTTGCCCATATCGCCAATCGTTCTCACATCTAAGCCGAACAGCAAACTAATGATTGTCAGGGTAACAATCGCAACCAGTGGAGAAGGTATTGCGCGACCAAACTTGGGAAAATAAGGAAGCAGATAAATGATCGCCAAACCCAAAACGACTAACACGTAAACGCTCGATGGTACGTTGCTTAATTCAGGAAGTTGGGCCATGAAAATTAGAATGGCGAGCGCGTTAACAAATCCAGTAATCACCGATTTAGAAACGAAATTCATCAGGTTACCAAGCTTAAGATACCCGGCTGCGATTTGAATGACGCCAGCTAAAAATGAAGCGGCGAGTAGATATTCTAGTCCGTGCTCTCTCACTAAGGTGACCATTAATAGCGCCATAGCACCTGTTGCCCCAGAGATCATTCCCGGACGACTGCCAACCAAAGCGGTTACGACACAAATACAGAACGAAGCATAGAGCCCTACTTTAGGGTCAACGCCTGCAATAATTGAAAATGCGATGGCTTCAGGGATCAATGCGAGTGCAACCACAATCCCAGATAATGAATCTCCTTTAACGTTTGATAACCAGTGTTTTTTTAAATAATTAAGCATGTAATTCTCTTTTACTTGTACAGCCAGTCCTGCCTTGTTGAGACATAATTTGATCGACTGTTTTTCTTGAATGAGCGAGCGCTCGAAAAGTGCGGGTGTAGAGAGAATGCAGGGGTTAAGGCGGCGTAATTAACACGTAGATATTAAACTCCTCTTGTTGCTTTATTGGGGAAATAAGAAGGTGATCAAGTCGAAAATGACTGAATCCGCGCCAATATAGAGTGAGTATCAACACAATCACACTCCCATTATTGAAAACAAAGGTTTCGATTACACCATGCTGGTTCAACAGCTCACATAAGGTTGAAAGGTAAGGCAGACGCTAAGATTGAACAAAAAACACACCCTCAAACCTATTTATCGTCAGTAGACACAATATTTCTTTCACCAAGCAAGAATAAAGGTTGAAGCTGTCGGTATGACAGGTAATATGTTCAATCGATTTAAAAAGTTTATACAACTTAATGTTTCGGCTAATTATTGTGCAAATGTATGTTTATTTGCAGCAATGCCTGAGACTTTGAGTTGAATTTGTCCCTCAATGGAGAATGAAATCAACATGACTTACGCGCCTGTAACAGACGTACTTGGCGGCAAGCTAGCGGTAGACAGTGAAGTAACTGTTCGCGGCTGGATCCGTTCACGTCGTGATTCCAAAGCTGGAATCTCTTTCCTTGCCATTTATGACGGCTCTTGTTTCGACCCGATTCAGGCCGTGGTTCCTAATAATCTTAATAATTACGAAAACGAAGTATTAAAGCTAACAACTGGCTGCTCTGTTGAAGTAACGGGTAAGATTGTTGAGTCTCCTGCGAAAGGTCAAGACTTCGAACTAGCAGCAACTGACGTTAAAGTTGTAGGCTGGGTTGAAGACGCTGACACTTACCCAATGGCTAAGACGCGTCACTCTATCGAATACCTTCGTGAAGTTGCTCACCTACGTCCACGTACAAACGTGATTGGCGCAGTAGCACGTGTACGTAACTGTCTATCTCAAGCGATTCACCGTTTCTACCACGAGCAAGGCTTCTTCTGGACTTCTGCTCCGCTTATCACTGCATCTGATGCAGAAGGCGCTGGTGAAATGTTCCGTGTTTCTACGCTAGATATGGAAAACCTACCACGCACTGAAAAAGGCGACGTAGACTTCAACGAAGATTTCTTCGGTAAAGAGACGTTCCTAACAGTATCTGGCCAACTTAATGCTGAAGCTTACGCTTGTGCACTAAGCAAGGTTTACACGTTCGGTCCTACGTTCCGTGCTGAAAACTCAAACACAAGCCGCCACCTAGCTGAGTTCTGGATGGTTGAGCCTGAAGTTGCGTTTGCAGACCTTAACGATGTAGCGAAACTGGCTGAAGACATGCTTAAGTACGTTTTCGCTGCTGTTCTTGAAGAGCGCCGCGACGACCTTGAGTTCTTCGCTTCTCGTATCGACAAGCAAGCAATTACTCGTCTAGAGCAATTCGTTGACGCTGACTTTGCACAAGTTGACTACACTGACGCAATCCAAATCCTACTAGACTCTGGTAAGAAATTTGAGTTTGACGTTGAGTGGGGCATCGACATGTCTTCTGAGCATGAGCGTTACCTAGCTGAAGAGCACTTCAAAGCACCAGTTATCGTTAAGAACTACCCGAAAGACATCAAAGCTTTCTACATGCGCTTAAACGACGACGGCAAAACAGTTGCAGCAATGGACGTACTTGCACCAGGCATCGGTGAAATCATCGGTGGTGCACAACGTGAAGAGCGTCTAGACATTCTAGACGAGCGTATGATTGCTATGGGTATCGACCCTGAGCACATGAGCTGGTACCGCGACCTACGTAAATACGGCACAGTGCCACACGCTGGTTTCGGTCTTGGTTTCGAGCGTCTAGTATCTTACGTAACAGGTATGGGCAACGTTCGTGACGTGATTCCATTCCCACGTACACCACGCTCTGCAAACTTCTAATTCGAAACCTATTCGATATTAAAAGTTAAGAACAAATAAAAACCTCCGCACTTGCGGAGGTTTTTTTATGTTCGGAATAAAACGAGACGACGGTTGTTTCTGCGAACCACCATCTGGACCCATTATTTCGAAAGCTAATCCACATCTTGGTCGATAGCGTATTTTATTGCGAGACCGCAGATTGCCATCATAACGAATGGGATCGCGGCAGTGGTGTATTCCGCCCACGCCATATCAGCGAATGCTTTTGCCAGCAGTACGTGGCCGAGAATAAGCAGAAGCGCACACACAATCGCGACAATAATCAGCTTAACTTCATTTCCCATAGTCATTTTCAACATAACGGTATCTCCAATATTTGGTCTACCGCTATTGAATCACAACTCTTTGCTCAATTAGGCGTACAGTTACGCCACAAACAACCCGTACAGTTGGAATAATTGTCTTTTTTATGAGGGACTTAAGGTTTTACGAGTGCGTAAGTTGATGTGCCAGTTTGCCAAGCCAGATGAGAGCCTGTTCTTTCTCTTCTGTCAGTTCATAAGAGAAGTTCAATCGTATCGCGTTATCCACTCTGCCCTGCTCACTAAACAGATCGCCAGATGCGACGCTAATGCCTTGCTCGATAGCCAGTTGATGAAACTGTTGGCTGTCGAATTTTTCAGAGAAACGAATCCATACCAAGTAGCCACCAGCCGGTTCTTCAATCTCGATTGAATGTGGAAAGTACTGCTTAATGACATCGATAAATCGCTCTTTCCTGACGACAAGGTTTTTACGCAGTTTACGAAGGTGATTATCGTAGCTTTCATGTGTTAAGAAATGGGCGACACCAAGTTGAACGGGAGCGCTGCTCGATAACGTAGAAAGAAGCTGTAACTTTTGAATCGCATCGTTAAAACTCGTGTTCACAACCCACCCTACTCGATAACCGGGACACAAGCTTTTTGAATACGACCCACAAAGCAAGACGGAATCGGTCTTATCGAAAGCCTTTAATGGCTTCGGCTTGTGCCCTTCATAATAAAGATCGCCATACACGTCATCTTCAATAATGTAGGTTCCATGCTGTTCTGCAATCTCTACCACACGGCGCTTTGCCTGTTCCGACAAACTGGTTCCCGTTGGGTTTTGAAAAGTCGTCATCAGCCAACACGCTTTAACATCTTGGTTTTGTAGCGCGTTTTCAAACTGCTCTATATTCAATCCATTGATTGGGCAAACGTCTACTTCGATAGGGTTAAGCCCTAGCCTCTCGACAGCCTGCAGAGCACCATAGAATGCGGGAGACTCAATCACGACGTTATCACCCGACTTAGTGACCGTTTGCAGACTCAAGTTGAGCGCTTCCATAGCACCGGACGTAATTACGATGTCTTGATGATTAACCGTGATCCCTTGCTGCAGATAACGCTGCGCGATTTGTCTTCTCAAGGACTCACTGCCCGGTGGCAAATTATTGATCACACTGGCGCCAGTCATTTTCCTGCCCGCGCTGGCAAGGTTTCGAGTCAAGGTAGGTAACGGGAACAGGTCAGGATCGGGGAATGCAGAGCCGAAAGGAATCACACCTTCGGCTGAACTCGACTTCAAGAAATCAAATAAGCGGTCATTAATGGCTTTCTTTTCACTAACGAGTGGCTGCGCGTAATCAACGCCGTCCAGCCTTGGCGCTACAAAGTAGCCCGACTGAGGTTTAGCGATGATCCACCCTTCGCTTTCTAGCAACTGGTAGGCTTGTAAGACAGTACTATTGCTGACGTTGTAATTTCGACAACTCATGCGTACCGAAGGGATCTTCTCTCCGGATCGCCACGTATTGTTGGCTATCTGAGTTCGAATATCCTTTGCAAGCTCTTCATAACGCGCCATCTAATTGTACTACCTAGAGAAATTATGTGAGCCGGTGATTTTATCACTTACGCCAACAACTATTGCTGCTATCCATATGATCGCACCTAATTTCCACAATAGTGTGAATTGGTTCACAGATAACTTTGTAAGCTTTGCTAAGTTTGTACCCAAGGTAGGAGCTAAGTTGGCTTTCTACCTCAATAATTTGATGTAACCCAAAAACATGCGAGATAACAATGAAAAAAATAGAAGCAGACCAATTAAGTTATAAAGGAGAGTCAAACGGTGTTCACAGTTGGACAACACCGAGCGGCCAGCCATATTACTGGCACCCAGATTGGCTTCATATTGCTGAAGATGCGACAGGCTCACATCCAAAGCAAAAGATCGATGTCGAACAAGACCAAGCACCAACGGAAAAACACGCGGTGTCTGCTATTCTGAAACACATCAACCAATGGGCTGCAGACAAACTAGCGTCTCACCCTGAGATTGAAACCGGCTCAATCGAGGCTGAAATCAATCTCAAAAAGTAACGGGGTAAAATAGATAGCGAACTCAATCATTTGCGATTCTAACCCAGTACACAGACTGAATAGCCTCGAACCTCGACCGAGGCTATTCAAGTATCTTCATAAAAATGCTGCAATAATCCCCACCTAGCTAACAAATCTCTAACACAAACCAGTTTCTTGTATCAATCCAAGAAAGCTATCGATAGAATTTCCGGTCTTATTCACGTCAGTTATGCTAATCATTCGCAATTCTAAAGTCGTGAATCAATGAATGCGTGAATCTAATAAGAATGAGAACAAAGGCTTATCGATGGATACTTCAAATTACAATCAATCGCTAACGACTAAGTTATACGTCATTGCTGGCGTGCTGTTTGGCACCTATGGCAGCCGGGTGTGTCCTATGCTCGAGAGCTTAACGACGTTAGAGATTTTCACACAAGTCAGTATTGTGTTTGTCTTATTATGGATCGCGCGTCGTTACCTATTGGCGCAACATACCTTGGTCAAGCAAGGCCGATTCGCGCAACTCGATACCCTGCTATTTTTTGCTGCAAGTGTGCCTTTCGCGCTCTACTACAACTTAAGCTATGAATTCACCATAGACAGTAATTTGAAGGTGCTGTTTGGCATGAGTTTATTCGGTTTCTTTACCGGAACCATTCTTCAATTGAACGCCAAGCTTAGTCAAATGGATAAAATGGAGACGACTGGACAATTCGACTTCCAACTGGTTGGTGAAAGAAGTTCACTGGTCAAGCAGATGATAGGCTTGGTTATCGTGCTTCTGGTAACACTGACGACTATGTTGACGATGATTGCCGTTAAAGACATCTTCTGGCTAGAACACAACCCTGACCGCTTATTGGATGGCACCGGCAAGATCAGCGTGATCAAAGAGTTCATTTATTTGGCTGTGGTACTGGGTGGCTACGCGATTACCATCATGACGCTTTGGAGCAAGCTAATTAAGCGCATTCTCTTAAGCCAAGAGCACGCATTAAACAAAGTCACCAATGGTGAGCAAGGCGTTCGCTTACCTATTTTCGGCTACAACGAGCTTGGCTCAATGGCATCTATGACCAATACCATGCTTGATAGCCTTGAAACCGCGCAAAACGAAGTCAAAACCACACGTGACGTGGCCATTGTGAGCTT
Coding sequences:
- a CDS encoding PLP-dependent aminotransferase family protein; this encodes MARYEELAKDIRTQIANNTWRSGEKIPSVRMSCRNYNVSNSTVLQAYQLLESEGWIIAKPQSGYFVAPRLDGVDYAQPLVSEKKAINDRLFDFLKSSSAEGVIPFGSAFPDPDLFPLPTLTRNLASAGRKMTGASVINNLPPGSESLRRQIAQRYLQQGITVNHQDIVITSGAMEALNLSLQTVTKSGDNVVIESPAFYGALQAVERLGLNPIEVDVCPINGLNIEQFENALQNQDVKACWLMTTFQNPTGTSLSEQAKRRVVEIAEQHGTYIIEDDVYGDLYYEGHKPKPLKAFDKTDSVLLCGSYSKSLCPGYRVGWVVNTSFNDAIQKLQLLSTLSSSAPVQLGVAHFLTHESYDNHLRKLRKNLVVRKERFIDVIKQYFPHSIEIEEPAGGYLVWIRFSEKFDSQQFHQLAIEQGISVASGDLFSEQGRVDNAIRLNFSYELTEEKEQALIWLGKLAHQLTHS
- the asnS gene encoding asparagine--tRNA ligase, with the protein product MTYAPVTDVLGGKLAVDSEVTVRGWIRSRRDSKAGISFLAIYDGSCFDPIQAVVPNNLNNYENEVLKLTTGCSVEVTGKIVESPAKGQDFELAATDVKVVGWVEDADTYPMAKTRHSIEYLREVAHLRPRTNVIGAVARVRNCLSQAIHRFYHEQGFFWTSAPLITASDAEGAGEMFRVSTLDMENLPRTEKGDVDFNEDFFGKETFLTVSGQLNAEAYACALSKVYTFGPTFRAENSNTSRHLAEFWMVEPEVAFADLNDVAKLAEDMLKYVFAAVLEERRDDLEFFASRIDKQAITRLEQFVDADFAQVDYTDAIQILLDSGKKFEFDVEWGIDMSSEHERYLAEEHFKAPVIVKNYPKDIKAFYMRLNDDGKTVAAMDVLAPGIGEIIGGAQREERLDILDERMIAMGIDPEHMSWYRDLRKYGTVPHAGFGLGFERLVSYVTGMGNVRDVIPFPRTPRSANF
- a CDS encoding HD-GYP domain-containing protein, with protein sequence MRESNKNENKGLSMDTSNYNQSLTTKLYVIAGVLFGTYGSRVCPMLESLTTLEIFTQVSIVFVLLWIARRYLLAQHTLVKQGRFAQLDTLLFFAASVPFALYYNLSYEFTIDSNLKVLFGMSLFGFFTGTILQLNAKLSQMDKMETTGQFDFQLVGERSSLVKQMIGLVIVLLVTLTTMLTMIAVKDIFWLEHNPDRLLDGTGKISVIKEFIYLAVVLGGYAITIMTLWSKLIKRILLSQEHALNKVTNGEQGVRLPIFGYNELGSMASMTNTMLDSLETAQNEVKTTRDVAIVSLSALAESRDNETGAHILRTQEYVKVLAQELSKSETHSSLLKPNYIELLYKSAPLHDVGKVGVPDSVLLKPGKLTDEEFEIMKGHPAIGAEALSIAEKQLGSSSFLRVAKEISLTHHEKWNGSGYPNQLSGEDIPLSGRLMALADVYDALISKRVYKPAFTHEQAKQIILEGNGTHFDPQVVQAFLAVEQAFVSIAATYKDGKNVASELERESFIAQPA